A genomic region of Capra hircus breed San Clemente chromosome 19, ASM170441v1, whole genome shotgun sequence contains the following coding sequences:
- the KCNJ12 gene encoding ATP-sensitive inward rectifier potassium channel 12 → MTASGRTNPYSIVSSEEDGLHLVTMSGANGFGNGKVHTRRRCRNRFVKKNGQCNIEFANMDEKSQRYLADMFTTCVDIRWRYMLLIFSLAFLASWLLFGVIFWVIAVAHGDLEPAEARGRTPCVLQVHGFMAAFLFSIETQTTIGYGLRCVTEECPVAVFMVVAQSIVGCIIDSFMIGAIMAKMARPKKRAQTLLFSHNAVVALRDGKLCLMWRVGNLRKSHIVEAHVRAQLIKPRVTEEGEYIPLDQIDIDVGFDKGLDRIFLVSPITILHEIDEASPLFGISRQDLETDDFEIVVILEGMVEATAMTTQARSSYLANEILWGHRFEPVLFEEKNQYKIDYSHFHKTYEVPSTPRCSAKDLVENKFLLPSTNSFCYENELAFLSRDEEDEVDGEQDSLGPQARRDFDRPQAGTALEQRPYRRESEI, encoded by the coding sequence ATGACTGCGTCCGGCCGCACAAACCCCTACAGCATCGTGTCTTCAGAGGAGGACGGGCTGCACCTGGTCACCATGTCGGGCGCCAACGGCTTCGGCAATGGCAAGGTGCACACGCGGCGCAGGTGCCGGAATCGCTTCGTCAAGAAGAACGGCCAGTGCAACATCGAGTTCGCCAACATGGATGAGAAGTCGCAGCGCTACCTGGCGGACATGTTCACCACGTGCGTGGACATCCGCTGGCGCTACATGCTGCTCATCTTCTCGCTGGCTTTCCTCGCCTCCTGGTTGCTGTTCGGGGTCATCTTCTGGGTCATTGCGGTGGCCCATGGGGACCTGGAGCCTGCCGAGGCCCGTGGCCGCACACCATGCGTGCTGCAGGTGCACGGCTTCATGGCGGCCTTCCTCTTCTCCATTGAGACGCAGACCACCATTGGCTACGGGCTGCGCTGCGTGACCGAGGAGTGCCCGGTGGCGGTGTTCATGGTGGTGGCGCAGTCCATCGTGGGCTGCATTATCGACTCCTTCATGATTGGCGCCATCATGGCCAAGATGGCGCGGCCCAAGAAGCGCGCGCAGACGCTGCTCTTCAGCCACAATGCGGTGGTGGCGCTGCGTGACGGCAAGCTCTGCCTCATGTGGCGCGTGGGCAACCTACGCAAGAGCCACATCGTGGAGGCCCACGTGCGGGCCCAGCTCATCAAGCCCCGGGTCACCGAGGAGGGCGAGTACATCCCGCTGGACCAGATCGACATCGATGTCGGCTTTGACAAGGGCCTGGACCGCATCTTCCTGGTGTCTCCCATCACCATCCTGCACGAGATCGACGAGGCCAGCCCTCTGTTTGGCATCAGCCGGCAGGACCTGGAAACGGATGACTTCGAGATCGTGGTCATCCTGGAGGGCATGGTGGAGGCCACGGCCATGACCACGCAGGCCCGCAGCTCCTACCTGGCCAACGAGATCCTGTGGGGCCACCGCTTTGAGCCTGTCCTCTTTGAGGAGAAGAACCAGTACAAGATCGACTACTCACATTTCCACAAGACGTATGAGGTGCCATCCACACCCCGCTGCAGTGCCAAGGACCTAGTGGAGAACAAGTTCCTGCTGCCAAGCACCAACTCCTTCTGCTACGAGAACGAGCTGGCCTTCCTGAGCCGAGACGAGGAGGACGAGGTGGACGGAGAGCAGGACAGCCTTGGCCCCCAGGCCCGGCGCGACTTTGACAGGCCGCAGGCCGGCACAGCCCTTGAGCAGCGGCCTTACAGACGGGAGTCTGAGATCTGA